Within the Glycine soja cultivar W05 chromosome 3, ASM419377v2, whole genome shotgun sequence genome, the region tatttttcatgccAATATAAAAACTTTACATTTTCTGTCCATTCCACTTAAATTCATCAATAtatgttatttgaatttaaaattacagAAGAGTTGGAGTTAACTTATAAGCTAGCTCTAAAAACTTTATCAAAGTGTTTAGTAAAACAAACTTATAAATTTCAAATCAcctaaaaagatatatttaatgtttgtaCATCAAGAACTTAGATGTGTACCTGTCTCTCACTTGCATAACTATGAAATATGATACAAATTATAGTCaatattttttactataaatcaaaataaacaatgcaataattcattaaaacaaatagtttgacaataaaaaatattaaggataaaatggTATTtcaaataagataataaaaataaaattgagaagaaaaaaagttagtaACTTatacattagtttttttattttttcataaactatTTCATGTATCTTATCAAAATAAGCTCATGTACCAAACAAGCTTATTTTGATCAAAGGAGCTTATGAACTTCTCAAAAGCTTTATCAAACATAGCCTTTGAAGTTACAATTAAGTGTTTATTGTTTCGGCAAGTATTTGCAAATGTGTTTctaaatgaaattgattttttaaaatttattttgattaaaattaattttgaaattataagtATTATGTTTAgatgttttcattttaaaatcaaattattgtattatgaaaatatagtataatttttttttatctaacgaaaaaattgcctaaaactatttcaattcaaaataaatttttgactAGAATCAATTATTCAATGAAAAACTAAACATATGAATGTTTTCCTAAAATTAGGTTCAAGGCGggtctaaaataaaatagacctaaaacaaattttaagaaaaaaaaaacagtttaaaTAAGAGAGTTATATGTTGAGCCATTTTTTTTGCCAATAACTGTGttcatttttgctttaaaaacccaataacaaataatatttttagttggCCTATGCTTAAACTTTATACTTTATAGTTTACTCGTAAGTTGACTTAGATGATAGTATTTAACATGATCCATGATCACCAAGTGTGAATTCAATCAAGCATCAActcatttattaactttttttttttttttgctgaaagcTAGGTATCCTACAACCGAAAGTCATGAGAATAATTTCCAAAGAACTAGAGTATTAGTTAAGAAGTAACTTCCCTTTTCATAAATGGTGTTCTATTCACATAGTTAGACATCAAATCACTGTCATATGCTTATTGCTTAAAGGTCAGCCCTAGCTACTGGTTACTTATGTCACACCCTTTGAGTAACTTATTTGGTTTTGATATAATAACTTTAAGAACATCTCATGcactaaaaatagaataaatctTAAATTACTCTTTCAAAATTACATACACCCGTCAAAATTTAGaatcttttattataatttttttcaaatatttaaaacattacAAATCCATCAaatttcaagacatgcaaacgGAGATCCATTAAGCCAACTCAAAGACACTTTGGGTGACATCGAAAATCTCATGACTAGGTTCAAGATTAAGAGAATGAAACAAATTTTACAAGGCTTAATTATGGAGGTCAAGGGAAGTTCAACTCAAAATTCATTAGAGACCATTATAAAGTAGATCACTTTTCTACAAGTTGACGAGGAATTGAGTTCCATATGAAACAATATGACAAAAGTCTAAATTCACAAGACAAATATTCATGGGTTgaagttaattagtttttatggTATGAATTGTTATTTAAGACCCATTATCCTatttttcatgtaatttttgtgcttaattgtgagagaataagttcaaatatgtattcatttttctaggttaattttgagTGTTTTTGAGTTTCCTACTTCATTATGATAGTTAGTGGGTTAATAGGAAGTAAATTTTGGGTGTGGATAAAAAcatagtgaaaaataaaatgccTAGTGGAAGTTCACTGTTTGTACTTCAAGGGCTGATAAGCATAACCTATAAATGAGTCTCTTGTAAGTTTGAAAGCAAAATATTCATATTAATCAATTTGAGAGTTTCTTaaaagtttttccttttgttcttaggttaattttttttatagcgtTTATTCTATTGATAAATCACGGTTAGAATTATACTCTCTTTTAATTAGGTTGTGGCCCAAAGATCTAAATTATACAACTTGACTCCATAATTTTTTCAATAGATTtcaatataattctttttaatattgcAACCGCTATAGTGATATATGGgaagaatatttttatcattaagaaCCAAAAGCTGCGAATAAAacagaaatattatttttaattaaaaaatattaaataaattttatatattttcacaaGTGCCTATCTTATGATATGAGACACGTAAGACCGTTTGAAAATGTTCATAGTGGAAAGAAATATTATccgagaagaaaaaaaaaacatgatggcaaggattttattaaaaaaacatgatggcaaggattttatgaaaaaaaaaacattatacctTTATTGAAATAATGAGTTACGCTGATTGAATGTGAGACTTAGATTGTTAATATTATGATCTCATTTTATGTCAAAACTCGTTACTATCCACTCGTTTAACTGTTGTAATTTTCCTAAAAATGTAAATTGAAAATGATTAATatgtaattaagaaaataacgAATTCCTACTATTTTATCATTACATTgtcttttctctatttttttcatacacCACTTATCTTATttaacatttctctctctctctctctctctctctacttcCTATAtcttaatacaaaaaaaaattataagtagaatgaaaatttatataaaatattatatatatatatatatatatatatatatatatatatatatatatatccaaaaaTGCGGACAGCACGTACAAGTGCAACAGTCAACACAATAGGCCCCAAtagttataatatatatgtattagtctattttataGAGACTTCAGCTTATATGATTAAGCTTAGTATATCTAAGCAAAGTCTAAACCTATACTTTTTTTATCCACACATCGTTTTCAATCCTTCTACTTCCACCCCCCTCACTAAACACCACTATATGCTTCTActctactactactactacttctCTCTCTCAGTATATGTATGTAGACCACACACCATACAAAAAGGAGGaacaggaagaagaaaaaaaaaactatattttttaattaatatttgggcCCTTTTTTAACCCCGGAGCCGCCCAGAATAGCCACCCAAATTGCAAtctttgtttctctctcttcccACTCTCTCTCCAACAAAAAATATCTATCTATCATAATACCCTCACTCACGCATACACAAGAATTTTTCCCATCCCAAAACCATGACCCTCCATTCACCATTCACCGAGCGAATCCCATAAAAACAACACCCACAgtaccatcatcatcatcatcatcaacaaaaaACGGATGAACCCAACCTTCTCCCTTCCCTCACTATTCCATCTCTCTCACCTTTTCCCTTTAACAatccctctctctctttctctctctcttgctcTTGCTTTTGCTTAGCAATAAGTTACAACCACCAACCCTAGAGAGCGTTGAGGCGACAACACAGTACATCAGGAACAGCAAACAAGGCAGTAACAAACAACAGTAACAGttaccatcaccaccaccatcatcaccATGTCCCTTGAAGAGTCGCtaagatctctttctcttgaTTACCTCAACCTCCTCATCAACGGGCAGGCCTTCAGCGACGTCACTTTCAGTGTGGAGGGCCGCCTGGTCCACGCGCACCGCTGCATACTCGCCGCCAGGAGCCTCTTCTTCAGGAAATTCTTCTGTGGGCCGGACGCGCCGTGCGGCCTCGACCCTGCCGGACCGCGAGGCGTTAACTCCTCGCGCTCCGGGGTAATCCCCGTCAACTCGGTGGGCTATGAGGTGTTTCTCCTCATGCTCCAGTTTCTCTACAGTGGCCAGGTCTCCATCGTGCCCCAGAAGCACGAGGCCAGGCCCAATTGCGGCGAGCGCGGCTGCTGGCACACGCATTGCACCTCCGCCGTCGATCTCGCCCTCGACACCCTCGCCGCCGCTAGATACTTTGGCGTCGAACCGCTCGCATTGCTCACTCAGGTTTTCCACTTTTCCATCTTATTTacattcctctctctctctctctaattcTAATTCTTTCTTGTTTGGTTTCACGTTTCACATGTAATTTTTCACATCTTTTAAGTTAATAGTTATAGCTTCCACATATCAAGACTGATTCCTTAGCTTTCTTTCAAAGTGTTTCCAAACAAGTATCCTTGTTGTTACCAATATTAGTATCATATCATATCTCCCTCACTCaactgtttttttaattttttttcacccttTGTGTGGCCAGTCGTATGTTTCATGGGCCTTGGGAATTCGGACAGTTACTGCTTCTGGGTCTGGTCTCGTTTTGGGAACTGGGAACGGGTGTTTCTATGtctccataatttttttaattttttttataatttatatttattcagAGGGTCTGTAATATGGATGAGAATTTTGGGTTCTGAATTTGTGCTTCAATCTTTCCCATCAGGAGTTATACCAGCAGTTCGTTCTATTCTATGATCTCGTGTCACCGCTACACTATTGCTTTCGTTTGTCAGCGACTGAATAGATGATTTCATTtacttctcttctctctctctctcattaatTTCACTCTCCATAATTTCTTTGTCCTTGACTTTCACTAGTTGCTTCAATTCTCCCCTCAACAAACCCACACACGCAATAATACcacactttcaagtttcaatgtCTAGCTCGTGAGCTTGTTACGATTGATGAGGgtatcgattttttttttttttggctgaattaAAGCTATGTATACTACCAGTACTAGTATTTGTTTATGTTAGAGTTGCACGTAGCTGATTTCATGTGCTGAAAATCATAGAATAGAGTTTCTCGAATTGGAGTTCTTCCACCCTCTACGATGCACACTGAGGAATTTCTATATTTAGATCGTGATATAGCAGTCTTGTCTAGCACACAGTAAGCGCACGAAAACTTTTCCCAAACTTCCACTTTCCTCATTTGGGTTTGGACTCGAAAAAGAGAACTAACCACCGCAAAAGAAATACATATAGAAAAGAGTCCTTTAATTCTCCTACGCTGCGTTTCCCAACCATCCCATCCCGTTCCATTTTGTTCTCTTCCGTTTTAAGCACATTAATTTATTACCACTTCCCACCAAAATATTAGTATTATTGCCTTAAATGATAGTGTTTGTTTCCAATGCAAATAAACTCTTTCTTGTTTATTCCTCTAACGCATTCTGATGTTTTTCTTTGTTAGAAACAACTGGCGAGCATGGTAGAGAAGGCTTCAATAGAGGATGTAATGAAAGTGCTGTTGGCATCAAGAAAGCAAGACATGCAGCAACTATGGGCAACATGTTCCCACTTGGTGGCAAAATCAGGTCTCCCACCAGAGGTTCTAGCAAAGCACCTCCCAATAGACATCGTGGCGAAAATCGAAGAGCTCCGTCTCAAATCCTCACTGGCACGCCGCTCATTGGTTCCttctcaccaccaccaccaccatcaccccCACCACCACGCGGCGGCGGCCCTCGACCTCGAGGACCAGAAAATCCGGCGAATGAGGCGCGCCCTGGACTCCTCCGACGTGGAACTCGTGAAGCTAATGGTAATGGGAGAAGGCCTTAACTTAGATGAAGCACTGGCCTTACCCTACGCAGTGGAGAATTGCAGCAGGGAAGTGGTGAAGGCCTTACTGGAGCTTGGTGCAGCCGACGTTAACTACCCGTCGGGTCCCGCCGGGAAGACGCCGCTCCACATTGCGGCGGAGATGGTGTCTCCCGACATGGTGGCGGTCCTGCTGGACCACCACGCGGACCCGAACGTTAGAACAGTCGATGGGGTCACCCCTCTAGACATCCTCAGAACCCTAACCTCGGATTTTCTCTTTAAGGGTGCTGTCCCGGGATTGACCCACATTGAGCCCAATAAGCTGAGGCTGTGCTTGGAGCTTGTTCAATCCGCGGCTCTCGTCATGTCGCGGGAAGAAGGAAATAAtgctaacaacaacaacaatggtcCTCATAGTTCTTCATCAGCAGCGCCTATATACCCTCCTCCAATGAACGAGgatcacaacaacaacaacaacagcagtaGCAGCAGCGGCAACAACAACATTGGTAACCTTAACTTGGATTCTAGGTTGGTGTATCTCAACCTTGGTGCCACTGCCTCAATGAGTTCGAGACTGGATAACGCTGAGGACGAGAGAGAAGCCATGAACCAAAACATGTACCATCATCACCACTCTCATGACTTCTAgtagctgctgctgctgctgcatcAGAGGTTTTCACATACATCACTGATATATATATGAGCTAAGGTTATTTCAATTGCCACGGACGATGGAGAATATGAAAAATTTGAAGGAGGAGAATTGATTAATATGGAGGGACCCTATTGGATTTGGATGATGGATGGAGCAGAAAAGACTCTTCTTTGGTCACTTGGAATAGATGGTATCCACTGCCCTTCTGATTTTTCTGCCTTGGATCTCTGGTattttgttgggttttctttcttttttctcttttttagttttttgggGTTTAGGCTTTTCAAATGGTCACCATTTGAAGTGCGGTTTCATGGGAGATTGGGATAAGAGACAGGGAGAATCTAAtcggttcaattttttttttcttttcttcttattcttgttTTTCTGTGAAACGATCGAAAGGGTGCATGGAGGAGACGCAGGTCATTCTTTTCAAATCCTCCTTCACCTGTCAACTCCTTAATTTGTATTTACTGATCCGTAGCTAATATCACGGTCTATTTATTGTGATCGCTTTACAATTTCAGATTATCTTGTCCTACCCGCACTTTCTCATAACCCctctcaattattttatttacattatatTATGCTTTTGTTTTGCTTCTATTCTTCCTGTGGTCTGGGgagtttctttaattttatttttatttctttagttttttctctgatttaatatttttcaaaaggtttataatttgtttgaatttCTCTTCCTTCATAGTATATATTTTCTAGTTAGTTAGCTGATCATAGAGGGCTGTCCCTTCCCTTCTGCTCCCACCTAATATATTATGTTCTTTTCCTTATAGCATTTTGTAGTCCTTTGGAGTGATCCATTGGCTAGTGTTTTGGGGGTTAATTATTCTAATAAAAATCATGTGGCTGTGGACAAATTGATTTGTTGTCTTGCATGAATGCAACAATGAGTGTGACCACACATGTCAAGTTAAAAAATTGGCACTATCACCTTCCATGTAATCCTCTTCTTGTCCCCCCTTGCCTTTTTTAGGTCTCTTtagacaaaacaaaaatataaaacttacaGCTAAAAGCATATTATATTactaataatttctttaattattactATATGTTCTGTCTAAATTCATCGGATGTTGGATGCAGAAGATTCTTGGGGATTACTCTATAATTTTCTGCTTGAACGTATGTTGTATATCCAGGGTCTTAACTGCATGTTACATAAAAGTCATTTGTCCCAAATAAAACccattaatatttgaaaaattaatgccCAGCATCTCTAATGTTAATGTGTATTTAATACTTTAATGCTCTAACGGAATATATATACAATGTGTATCTATAGGTAAGATGTGTTCAGATGTAAGTCTTGAGAGTACAACAAAAACAAgtttttataaatgattaattttattactCTTAAAacgtttgattgatttttttatttacaattcaaattatttatatttagtcAAACCACTTCATTTTAACTTATTATATCAAATATTCGTAAATCTTTGTTATCTAATTATGAGTACATTTATACAAATAGCTTAATTTATGTTtagaaatcattaatttttagaaattaatagCTTGTTTTTTTAGAAGTCCTTTACAAAGTTGTTAAtaagtgattattttttaaaataaaatgaaccaaatatGCACTTAGATGTGTTTGAGTTAAAACCTCAAAGAAGTTTTCATTAGATAAATGTGTATCCTACAAACATTCACgtataagttgtttttataatcaaaatagaaatatttctattttttatataggtgataaactttttttaattaaaagttatccTAAAGAGATGACTGAAACAAGTTGAAAATAACTGAGAAATATATCATaaacaattttcataaaaatacttaaatgtTTATACAAGTATATgtattgtaatatatatatactcaaaattgtaaataaactcTTCCAAACCCTCCTTTAATTGATTGCTAATTTAATAGAGTAGCTATTTTAGTCCatgaaagtatataaaactcTCATATtcgtcctttttttttttttaaaagaagtgGCTTAAAGTGATAATACTAACATATATTAAGGatcaaaatgacaataaatgattaaatttaaggACTTAGTTGGAACAATTGAAAATTtcagtaatttatttaaaattttcttatttttaaagattaatgTGACAATATTATATACGTATTTATGCCTTTATTGAGAGGTTGACAAATTTCTACTTGTGCATATATAAAAAGCTAGTTAAATCCGCACTTAATCAATCTTAACAATTCatatatgatttaattatataactaaGATTAACCTTTCTCATTTATCTCATTTATCACATGCCACTAATAAGACCTCACCATCTAGTTATGATCcaataatatttatgttatttatacaCTAATACATGTTCTTGATTGCCAAGTCTAAATAAGATTAGTAAACATAGAATGCATCATATACGACTAATATTAGCCCATAAATTGTGACATAAACAATACTATTTTTCATTTCAAGTTATAAATAGAAGTTTTACTATGCACTTAGCGTTAGATGGTAGAAATAATTCCAAAATACGCATTTAACAACAAATTACGAAAATAAGAAATCAATTACATATATACTCAGGCCGCAGTTTTGGACTAGTTCTCCATAAATCCTCATGTTTTTCAAACAATAGAATATGACAGTTAGTTCCCGTCATCCTTGTTCCTATTCTACTTGagttatatttaaaacaaatggCCTCAAAATTTATAAGTTATTGTCTTTAATGAGAAGTCCATACGGAAATATCAAAGGAGAAGGGAAATAGATTGAGATTCCTGTGCAAATAACACGTACGTGCACCAGTCGTGCATAACGTACATCTTAGTATCTTGTTACCCTCCATTACGTATACTCTTTTTATGATGCAATAATAGTATGCAGTTTCAATTCCTTTGGTAATTAAATgcatagtattttatttatgcaaCTGGTACTTGTCCATGCTTTGATAATTGGAAAAGAGTAACTGTTGTAGTAAAATAGTAACATTTTTCTCCCAATCTTGTTTATTACAgtagttaaaaaatatcaaatgtttTTTGTAGAACCATTTTGAAATAGCATTTATTATTTCCTTAATTTTcgtaaaacataattttgagatgtgtatatatgataaaaaaaataagtgagagataaaattaaatatgtagtACAATATCAAGTACCTTATTTAGaattatatgtttaaatatCATAACCTTTTGTTTATATTGTTGTACATGAAAAGTAAGGAAGTGACTACTCGTTATGATACTGTGCTGTGTCTGAGTTTTTAGCTAGTCGTAGTGATTCACCTGCAGAAAGCCCAAATATTTTGCTGGCTGATGTCCAAAAGGTAAAGAAATTAACTCCTTTGTCTAGTTGCCATGAGGCGTGGGATAATTTGGAGAACTAATCTTTGCTTTGCTGGTGATGAAGATATATGATGGAACTTATCAATGCTAGAAAGAAAGAGATTCTAAGGTCGTTCCTCCTTCCAAAATGCCTGTCCTTTTCACCCTCTTTTTAttataacataatataaatatatatttttgtgcaTTATTTCGattcatttgttcttgcacacaatatatatatatacttgattggaaatttgaccCTTATTCCATGAGAGAGACTTCATCTTAGCTACAAATTCAATAAAGTCATGATTCTCTCCAATCGAAATTACAAAAGTACATTCTTATTTGACGATTGAGGATATACTTATTGCAGAATATTATGCAAATTATAGAAAATTGACAatgttaattagtatttttgaagtttatctGTCGCATATAACCCGTTATTACTACTATGGCCTACTAATTAACTAGGTCTTTTACTGTGTTTGCTTTTCGATCAATATATATATGAGCATCTACAATCAGACTACTTAATTACAGTTGTACGTCGATGTTAAGatctctcttctttttattttctttcagtaAAAATTCTTCGCCTTgacttatttatataaaagctttttataaaaaaaggtgCCACTAACACACTCTATATCATATTCTTTTAACACTATTTACTgcttgttaaaatttatttgaaactaaaaaaattaataaggcTTATTATATGAATTGAGACCCatgtaaattttatgatttcgaATAAATATAATTTCGCTTAATAATGTGTTAGACTTATGTAGAGTTGTATATTATTAGCATTTCTCAATATTTAACAAAGTTTTTTCccgttaaaaataaatataatgtgtATTTGAATAAACCataacaaaattgattttaaatttaataacaactcgatgtaaaaattatttaaaattacttaaacttaaaattaatcttGAACCTAGAAttaatcattcaatattaaaccAAACATGCAAGCGTGATTAATTCTAAAGAATTCAACGTGAAATCAAATACATACATAATTTCCAACTATAATTTGCTAGTTAAGTGTAGTGAAGCAGACAATGACCATCAATGACCTAAAATACATGGATATGCCCGGATAGATGGATATTTCTAGGTCTTGGCTTAAGTAACAGCTTGTCCTGGATGGTCACCGAAAGTAGTAACAAGTCGAAAGCATATAATCAATATCTTCTCTTATATACCCATTTTTTTTCTACGTTATTCTCCCTTCTTCCCCGGGGTGCCCTTTTATTCCCTGCAAAGCAAAAGATGTGGTTTTCCCACCTCCACATATCTCTTTCAATAATTCTCCGCAAAAAATATGTAACAATTTTAATTGGGTTTGATTAATGCTGATCTGTAAATGCAACAGGATGTCCTTTGGTTCATAATTATCGTCCGTAATCTATATTATCGTGTTGGTGTTAGTTTGCCTTAAATTAGTGGTGTCCACtacttttcttttcctccaaCAAGAtatcttcaaaattatttatttaatgggtTTGTCTGccagaaataagaaaaatgatgtagtatttgttagtcaccaacaATATTTGTTATAAGAAGTTACTAcgttttaaatttgatataattCGATCTTGTTgttctttctttaaaatataactcCAGTTTCTTATTTGTAATAATTAGTGCAaaaatatcttcttttttttaaaagtaaaaccaACTGTGCTTCTATGTAAGAAGGGTGAAAAgggtatatttatttttttcttgaaaagtcAAAGatgttttatttcatgaaaTACAAAGAACGGTTCGGAATAATTATCGTATCATACCCGTTTGAGCTTCTTTTAACTGTAAATCTGTATAAGCATATTTGACTGCGTAGCATGTTGGAAGAGTCTCTAGAGCGTTCTGATACACCTATCTCAGCAATGCATAAAACCATATATATTCTGAATGATATAATATATTTCGATCAACCAAACGTTTTTATTTCCAAATGCCATTACTCCAATCCCCCATCAGTTCTACCGCTACTTCTTTATCTATTGCTAgctgaaaaattcttttaaatcacagttat harbors:
- the LOC114406644 gene encoding BTB/POZ domain and ankyrin repeat-containing protein COCH-like, giving the protein MSLEESLRSLSLDYLNLLINGQAFSDVTFSVEGRLVHAHRCILAARSLFFRKFFCGPDAPCGLDPAGPRGVNSSRSGVIPVNSVGYEVFLLMLQFLYSGQVSIVPQKHEARPNCGERGCWHTHCTSAVDLALDTLAAARYFGVEPLALLTQKQLASMVEKASIEDVMKVLLASRKQDMQQLWATCSHLVAKSGLPPEVLAKHLPIDIVAKIEELRLKSSLARRSLVPSHHHHHHHPHHHAAAALDLEDQKIRRMRRALDSSDVELVKLMVMGEGLNLDEALALPYAVENCSREVVKALLELGAADVNYPSGPAGKTPLHIAAEMVSPDMVAVLLDHHADPNVRTVDGVTPLDILRTLTSDFLFKGAVPGLTHIEPNKLRLCLELVQSAALVMSREEGNNANNNNNGPHSSSSAAPIYPPPMNEDHNNNNNSSSSSGNNNIGNLNLDSRLVYLNLGATASMSSRLDNAEDEREAMNQNMYHHHHSHDF